From Cryptococcus decagattii chromosome 13, complete sequence, the proteins below share one genomic window:
- a CDS encoding glycine cleavage system H protein: MLSALRPIARPLAGSLRTHIAPKPAAFRFSALRFASTTKYSTDHEWITFDSDTNVAVVGITDYAQKALGDVVFVELPSEGTEVAQGDSVGAVESVKAASDIYAPVSGVVESINETLADQPSLLNKSPEKDGWLCKVKLSDPAEFDDLLSPDAYKAHCEGA, encoded by the exons ATGCTCTCTGCTCTCCGCCCCATCGCCCGACCCCTCGCTGGCTCTCTTAGGACCCACATCGCACCCAAGCCTGCCGCGTTCAGGTTCTCTGCTCTTAGGTTCGCCTCTACCA CCAAGTACAGCACTGACCACGAATGGATCACTTTTGACTCTGACACCAACGTTGCCGTCGTCGGTATCACCGACTACGCCCAGAAAGCTTTGGGAGATGTCGTCTTTGTCGAGTTGCCCTCTGAGGGTACCGAAGTCGCTCAGGGTG ACTCTGTCGGTGCCGTCGAGTCTGTCAAGGCTGCCTCTGACATCTACGCACCTGTTTCTGGTGTCGTTGAATCTATCAACGAGACCCTCGCCGACCAGCCTAGCTTGTTGAACAAGTCTCCCGAGAAGGACG GCTGGCTCTGCAAGGTCAAGCTCTCTGACCCCGCCGAGTTTGACGACCTCTTGTCTCCTGACGCCTACAAGGCTCACTGCGAGGGTGCTTAA